A genomic segment from Halorubrum depositum encodes:
- a CDS encoding helix-turn-helix transcriptional regulator, with amino-acid sequence MQRTVLLLVVVLAAGAGLVSVGAAQSGAGLPPGGFDQMDVSPDDVLIEVDLEPDGDAVWETQYRIRLASDDERQAFEELRADVESNPDAYITRFGDRMRTTATAAENATGREMNVTNVTVTAERRELPQSYGVLTYRFEWSNFAAVEDDRLLVGDAIDALFLDESTSLIVSWDDGYRLGEASPSPTETRDDAVVWEGPVDFTEGEPRVTVEPEGLAAGPLPLVALGVLAAAVVAAIGYRRRPWRALDAGGTTAEATEADAAGGAEGAVDGDGTIDAGATAAASGSDAGDGEPGSDAEEDADGTAPPVDEDLLSNEEQVIRLVEANGGRMKQKRVAEELDWTAAKTSQVVTGLRDEGDLDGFRLGRENVLSLPEYDAAGEGDAAGDTDEDDE; translated from the coding sequence GTGCAGCGAACGGTGCTCCTTCTCGTCGTCGTGCTCGCCGCCGGCGCCGGCCTCGTGTCTGTCGGGGCCGCCCAGAGCGGTGCGGGCCTCCCGCCAGGGGGGTTCGACCAGATGGACGTCAGCCCGGACGACGTCCTGATAGAGGTCGATCTCGAGCCCGACGGCGACGCGGTCTGGGAGACCCAGTACCGGATCCGTCTCGCGAGCGACGACGAGCGACAGGCCTTCGAGGAGCTCCGCGCGGACGTGGAGTCGAACCCGGACGCGTACATCACTCGGTTCGGCGATCGGATGCGCACGACGGCGACCGCCGCCGAGAACGCGACGGGCCGCGAGATGAACGTCACGAACGTCACGGTGACCGCCGAGCGGCGCGAGCTCCCGCAGTCGTACGGCGTCCTGACGTACCGGTTCGAATGGAGCAACTTCGCGGCGGTCGAGGACGACCGCCTCCTCGTGGGAGACGCCATCGACGCGCTGTTCCTCGACGAGAGCACGTCGCTCATCGTGTCGTGGGACGACGGCTACCGGCTCGGCGAGGCGTCCCCGTCGCCGACGGAGACCCGCGACGACGCCGTCGTCTGGGAGGGACCGGTCGACTTCACGGAGGGGGAGCCTCGCGTGACCGTCGAGCCGGAGGGGCTCGCCGCTGGGCCGCTCCCGCTCGTCGCGCTCGGGGTACTTGCGGCGGCGGTCGTCGCCGCGATCGGTTACCGACGGCGCCCGTGGAGAGCGTTAGACGCGGGCGGGACGACGGCGGAGGCGACCGAAGCCGACGCAGCCGGCGGGGCCGAAGGGGCGGTGGACGGCGACGGAACGATCGACGCGGGCGCCACCGCCGCGGCCAGTGGCTCGGACGCCGGGGATGGCGAGCCGGGGAGCGACGCGGAGGAGGACGCCGACGGGACGGCGCCGCCGGTCGACGAGGACCTGTTGAGCAACGAGGAGCAGGTGATCCGTCTCGTCGAGGCGAACGGCGGCCGGATGAAACAGAAGCGGGTCGCCGAGGAGCTGGACTGGACCGCCGCCAAGACGAGCCAGGTCGTGACGGGCCTCCGCGACGAGGGCGACCTCGACGGGTTCCGGCTCGGCCGCGAGAACGTGCTCTCCCTGCCCGAGTACGACGCGGCCGGCGAGGGCGACGCCGCCGGCGACACCGACGAAGACGACGAGTGA
- a CDS encoding UbiA family prenyltransferase, with protein sequence MSNKTDPPSEFIDGTDSPNRIEPFPSETPPRASTASTPPRRESAAPKGASPAAVGTTTDPMRLLGAFASGAPFIALVAAVETLIATVLLGVQLTAAPVVVALVTFAVYTVDHVADADADAVSTPHRALLARRYGDQLMIAATLAYGTAVALAITGGPLALAVTLLPGAFWVAYASDWLPDLGQAVSAALSAVVPRGRLSPGAAAGATDGGRRYVPRLKDVLVVNSVVVAAGWATALTFLPVAFTGAAVGPAVPVVFAYFFLRSFVDAELPNVRDVAADTAVGVETLPVAVGVVRTRRLLYGVDLLAAGAVTAAGVAGLLAWPLVGALGVGVAASVCVTSLAGRIDDASVLGVAPDCTYLLVGVAIAGVTLVG encoded by the coding sequence ATGTCAAACAAGACAGATCCGCCGTCGGAGTTCATCGACGGCACCGACTCGCCGAATCGCATCGAACCGTTCCCGTCCGAGACGCCACCGCGCGCCTCGACGGCGTCTACGCCGCCGCGTCGAGAGTCCGCGGCCCCGAAGGGCGCGTCTCCGGCCGCGGTCGGGACGACCACCGACCCCATGCGCCTCCTCGGCGCGTTCGCGTCGGGTGCCCCGTTCATCGCGCTCGTTGCGGCCGTCGAGACGCTCATCGCGACCGTCCTGCTGGGCGTTCAGCTGACGGCCGCCCCGGTGGTCGTCGCACTGGTTACCTTCGCGGTGTACACCGTCGACCACGTCGCCGACGCCGACGCCGACGCCGTCTCGACCCCGCACCGGGCGCTGCTCGCCCGGCGCTACGGGGACCAGCTGATGATCGCCGCCACGCTCGCGTACGGTACCGCGGTCGCGCTCGCGATCACCGGCGGACCGCTCGCGCTCGCCGTCACGCTGCTTCCCGGTGCGTTCTGGGTCGCGTACGCCTCCGACTGGCTGCCCGACCTCGGCCAAGCCGTGAGCGCCGCCCTCTCAGCCGTCGTCCCCCGCGGTCGGCTCAGCCCCGGGGCGGCCGCGGGTGCGACCGACGGCGGGCGCCGCTACGTCCCGCGCCTGAAGGACGTGCTCGTCGTCAACTCCGTCGTCGTCGCCGCGGGGTGGGCGACCGCCCTCACGTTCCTTCCCGTCGCGTTCACCGGGGCGGCGGTCGGACCGGCCGTTCCCGTCGTCTTCGCGTACTTCTTCCTGCGGTCGTTCGTCGACGCCGAGCTCCCGAACGTCCGGGACGTCGCCGCCGACACGGCGGTCGGCGTCGAGACGCTCCCCGTCGCGGTCGGCGTCGTCCGAACCCGGCGGCTGCTGTACGGCGTCGACCTCCTCGCGGCGGGCGCCGTGACGGCCGCGGGCGTCGCGGGCCTGCTCGCGTGGCCGCTCGTCGGGGCGCTCGGCGTCGGCGTCGCCGCGTCGGTCTGCGTCACCTCGCTCGCCGGCCGGATCGACGACGCGTCGGTCCTCGGCGTCGCGCCGGACTGCACCTACCTCCTCGTCGGCGTCGCGATCGCGGGGGTGACCCTGGTCGGTTGA
- a CDS encoding class I SAM-dependent methyltransferase, whose translation MSVPCVAVERERGEAVRERLAEAGVLDGDHEIAVDGDAIYIPVVDPDAVPADLDATIVERDAAERDRPLTPAEILGYEPSLERLGDIVIVDEDDDERAREIADAVMASDVPCETVLNRASPIEGELRVRRWDVLAGNGTETVHREYGHEFLLDVAEVYFSPRLATERHRVVEQAESGETAIDMFAGVGPYAVPLASRGADVVACDLNERAVEYLRENAARNGVADRVTAIAGDVRDLVGGADGAIDYADAADRLVMNLPHSADEFLDTAVALAGDDCVVHYYDIQHEDDPFGPGTRAIREAAGDDYDVVVETERVVRSYAPHEYNVCLDVRLTRN comes from the coding sequence ATGAGCGTTCCCTGCGTCGCCGTCGAGCGCGAGCGCGGCGAGGCCGTCCGCGAGCGCCTCGCCGAGGCGGGCGTCCTCGACGGCGACCACGAGATCGCGGTCGATGGCGACGCGATCTACATCCCGGTCGTCGACCCCGACGCCGTCCCCGCCGACCTCGACGCGACGATCGTCGAGCGCGACGCCGCCGAGCGCGATCGCCCGCTGACTCCGGCCGAGATACTCGGGTACGAGCCCTCGCTGGAGCGGCTCGGCGACATCGTCATCGTCGACGAAGACGACGACGAGCGCGCCCGCGAGATCGCCGACGCGGTGATGGCCTCCGACGTGCCCTGCGAGACGGTGCTCAACCGCGCCTCCCCGATCGAGGGCGAGCTCCGCGTCCGTCGGTGGGACGTGTTGGCCGGGAACGGCACGGAGACGGTCCACCGCGAGTACGGCCACGAGTTCCTGCTCGACGTCGCCGAAGTGTACTTCTCGCCGCGGCTCGCCACCGAGCGCCACCGCGTGGTCGAGCAGGCGGAGTCGGGCGAGACCGCGATCGATATGTTCGCCGGCGTGGGCCCCTACGCGGTGCCGTTGGCGTCCCGCGGCGCCGACGTCGTCGCCTGCGACCTCAACGAGCGCGCCGTCGAGTACCTCCGCGAGAACGCGGCCCGCAACGGGGTCGCCGACCGCGTGACCGCGATCGCGGGGGACGTGCGCGACCTCGTCGGCGGCGCGGACGGAGCGATCGACTACGCCGACGCGGCCGACCGGCTCGTGATGAACCTCCCGCACTCCGCCGACGAGTTCCTCGACACCGCCGTCGCGCTGGCCGGCGATGACTGCGTGGTCCACTACTACGACATCCAACACGAGGACGACCCGTTCGGTCCCGGAACGCGGGCGATCCGCGAGGCGGCCGGCGACGACTACGACGTCGTCGTCGAGACCGAGCGCGTCGTCAGGTCGTACGCGCCCCACGAGTACAACGTCTGTCTCGACGTCAGGCTGACGCGAAACTGA
- a CDS encoding rubrerythrin-like domain-containing protein: MRPQSESEGQELYECFECGARTDSGGTCECGGELKHLGRSRDL; the protein is encoded by the coding sequence ATGCGACCACAATCCGAGAGCGAGGGACAGGAACTGTACGAGTGTTTCGAATGCGGGGCGCGCACGGACTCCGGCGGCACGTGCGAGTGCGGCGGCGAGCTCAAACACCTCGGTCGGTCGCGGGATCTCTGA
- a CDS encoding EamA family transporter codes for MDATYLPYALLAMGAYALVSPLMRVATTGPDAVPSDVAVVISNTLLICMAVGVLAYTGQGFAVHLGSPKILHVLAAGVFLGIGILALYRSLALGPVSVVTPIFAMFLVFSSVIGFLFLGESFTARKALGIVLAAASVYLVSGA; via the coding sequence ATGGACGCCACCTACCTCCCCTACGCGCTCCTCGCGATGGGCGCGTACGCGCTCGTCTCGCCGCTGATGCGGGTCGCGACCACGGGACCGGACGCGGTCCCGAGCGACGTCGCCGTCGTGATCTCCAACACCCTGCTCATCTGCATGGCCGTCGGCGTGCTCGCGTACACCGGTCAGGGGTTCGCGGTCCACCTCGGCTCGCCGAAGATCCTCCACGTGCTCGCGGCCGGGGTGTTCCTCGGGATCGGCATCCTGGCGCTGTATCGCTCGCTCGCGTTAGGGCCGGTGAGCGTCGTGACGCCCATCTTCGCGATGTTTCTCGTCTTCTCGTCGGTGATCGGCTTCCTCTTCCTCGGCGAGTCGTTCACGGCCCGCAAGGCGCTCGGGATCGTCCTCGCCGCGGCGTCGGTGTACCTCGTCTCGGGCGCCTGA
- a CDS encoding sensor histidine kinase produces MIGLSPLSVALLAAVVTGTSAAILAWRERPEAGATWLALLLVGQVWWTTFLVFELEASTLAAKALWYDVQWLGVVVVPVGWLLFALEYTGRDRYVRPSVAAAACVAPAITVLVVATGDPAGLVVADREVADTAVGSFLRVDPGPWYYVIAGYTYLLGLIGSVPILQLVRDDARSFRGQSAALLMGTAAPWVSSLLHITGAIPVPGLDPTPLAFAVSGVAYLLALSRFRLLTLTPAPRRRARQLVFEQLHDPVFVVGTEGHVLDLNRSAADVFEVDRRTAVGEAAGAVVPRYDALAGERGDVGPLSIVGRNGRRPYEVTVRRVTDDHGRAVGRLVVFHDVGEYLGQQQRLNVLNRVFRHDVRTETNLIHGYADRLTEDPSDERALSVVKESASRILGLSERTRTASELFDPVSEPESPIPLSEVVDEAVADLRAEFPDVRVSIDGDVPDVRVPATLRVVAANLCSNAVEHNDADAPSVWIEATVSNGWVELSVADDGPGIDPAEYRVLAHGAETPLEHGSGIGLWIVKWGIDQVGGSVSFAEREPRGTVVTVSVPVGESAPADGRETERGETLASADSAGAGR; encoded by the coding sequence GTGATCGGGCTGAGTCCGCTCTCCGTCGCGCTGCTCGCCGCGGTCGTGACCGGCACGTCGGCGGCGATCCTCGCGTGGCGGGAGCGGCCGGAGGCGGGCGCGACGTGGCTCGCGCTGCTGCTCGTCGGGCAGGTGTGGTGGACGACGTTCCTCGTCTTCGAGCTGGAGGCGTCGACGCTCGCCGCGAAGGCGCTGTGGTACGACGTGCAGTGGCTCGGCGTGGTGGTGGTCCCGGTGGGGTGGCTGCTGTTCGCGCTGGAGTACACGGGCCGCGACCGGTACGTGCGGCCAAGCGTCGCGGCGGCGGCCTGCGTCGCGCCGGCGATAACCGTCCTCGTGGTCGCGACGGGCGACCCGGCCGGACTCGTCGTCGCCGACCGCGAGGTCGCCGACACCGCCGTCGGCTCGTTCCTCCGCGTCGACCCCGGACCGTGGTACTACGTCATCGCCGGCTACACCTATCTGCTCGGGCTGATCGGGTCGGTCCCCATCCTCCAGCTCGTCCGCGACGACGCCCGCTCGTTCCGCGGACAGAGCGCGGCGCTGCTCATGGGGACGGCCGCGCCGTGGGTCAGCAGCCTCCTCCACATCACCGGAGCGATCCCGGTGCCCGGGCTCGACCCGACGCCGCTCGCGTTCGCCGTCTCCGGGGTCGCGTACCTCCTCGCGCTCTCGCGGTTCCGGCTGCTCACGCTCACGCCCGCGCCGCGCCGCCGGGCGCGGCAGCTCGTCTTCGAGCAGCTCCACGACCCCGTGTTCGTCGTCGGCACCGAGGGCCACGTGCTCGACCTGAACCGCAGCGCCGCCGACGTGTTCGAGGTCGACCGACGGACGGCGGTCGGCGAGGCGGCGGGCGCGGTCGTGCCCCGCTACGACGCGCTCGCGGGCGAGCGGGGCGACGTCGGGCCGCTCTCGATAGTGGGGCGAAACGGCCGCAGACCGTACGAAGTCACGGTGCGACGCGTGACCGACGACCACGGCCGGGCGGTCGGCCGCCTCGTCGTCTTCCACGACGTGGGCGAGTACCTCGGGCAGCAACAGCGGCTGAACGTGCTCAACAGGGTGTTCCGCCACGACGTCCGGACCGAGACGAACCTGATCCACGGCTACGCCGACCGGCTGACGGAGGACCCGAGCGACGAGCGGGCGCTGTCGGTCGTCAAGGAGAGCGCCTCGCGGATCCTCGGTCTCAGCGAACGGACCCGGACCGCGAGCGAGCTGTTCGACCCGGTCTCGGAGCCGGAGTCGCCGATACCGCTGTCCGAGGTCGTCGACGAGGCGGTCGCCGACCTCCGCGCGGAGTTCCCCGACGTTCGGGTGTCGATCGACGGCGACGTGCCGGACGTGCGCGTGCCGGCGACCCTCCGCGTCGTCGCGGCGAACCTCTGTTCGAACGCGGTCGAGCACAACGACGCGGACGCGCCGTCCGTGTGGATCGAGGCGACCGTCTCGAACGGCTGGGTCGAGCTCTCCGTCGCCGACGACGGCCCGGGGATCGACCCGGCGGAGTACCGGGTCCTGGCGCACGGCGCGGAGACGCCGCTGGAACACGGCAGCGGGATCGGCCTGTGGATCGTGAAGTGGGGGATCGACCAGGTCGGCGGGAGCGTCTCCTTCGCGGAGCGGGAGCCGCGCGGGACGGTCGTCACGGTCTCCGTCCCCGTCGGCGAGTCGGCTCCGGCCGACGGGAGAGAGACGGAGCGCGGCGAGACGCTCGCGTCCGCGGACTCCGCGGGTGCGGGTCGGTAG
- a CDS encoding MATE family efflux transporter, translating into MVRLPNPFRALILYIGFALARAGLIDRHRVVRTTDLAWPRIVTGIARMSKNAVDVAMVGVAVGTSAVAGVGFAGPYWGLSFALGGGVAGGTIALVSQRYGAEAYVELGDAVRSSVLLAVAITVPVSAAFWLYAPAFIDVLSSNEAAIALGADYLRIVGLGVPFAALNLVGSRVLVGCDDAYTAMQVRAGGAVANVVLSALFIFGFGWGVEGAAVGTVLSNVLAVAGFTVGIVRGSAPLIGEFPVAVDPFGSYLNPKMLRDLVEIGLPVGARNLVWTAAEFPMLAILDVFGENTVAAFVIARRIWGIMNTPGWGFGLASSSLVGQELGVEDPGEAEAYARDIIRFSVATYVVSAALIAVFATDIVTLFAESPQSPEVPIAVNLVYAACVAVVFQGVSGGAAGPLDAAGDTKIPFASQFLGMFCVSIPLAYVGANDATPAIDVPLTGLTVPEVALPAIGLWGLYLAFLAETTIPAAINYWRFRSGKWKGISEAYRPEASADD; encoded by the coding sequence GTGGTCCGCCTCCCGAACCCCTTCCGCGCGCTCATCCTGTACATCGGCTTCGCCCTCGCGAGGGCGGGGCTGATCGACCGCCACCGGGTGGTCCGGACGACGGACCTCGCGTGGCCGCGGATCGTCACGGGGATCGCCCGGATGTCGAAGAACGCCGTCGACGTCGCGATGGTCGGCGTCGCGGTCGGCACCAGCGCGGTCGCCGGCGTCGGCTTCGCCGGCCCGTACTGGGGGCTCTCGTTCGCGCTGGGCGGCGGCGTCGCCGGCGGTACCATCGCCTTGGTATCCCAGCGCTACGGCGCCGAGGCGTACGTCGAACTCGGCGACGCGGTGCGGTCGAGCGTGCTCTTGGCCGTCGCGATCACCGTTCCCGTCAGCGCGGCGTTCTGGCTGTACGCGCCGGCATTTATCGACGTCCTGAGTAGCAACGAGGCCGCGATCGCGCTGGGGGCCGACTACCTCCGGATCGTCGGCCTCGGCGTACCGTTCGCCGCCCTCAACCTCGTCGGGAGCCGCGTGCTCGTCGGCTGCGACGACGCGTACACCGCGATGCAGGTCCGGGCCGGCGGCGCGGTCGCGAACGTCGTCCTCAGCGCGCTGTTCATCTTCGGCTTCGGCTGGGGGGTCGAGGGCGCCGCGGTCGGCACCGTCCTCTCGAACGTCCTCGCCGTCGCCGGCTTCACCGTCGGGATCGTCCGCGGCAGCGCCCCGCTGATCGGCGAGTTCCCGGTCGCCGTCGACCCCTTCGGCTCCTACCTGAACCCGAAGATGCTCCGCGACCTCGTCGAGATCGGGCTCCCGGTCGGCGCGCGCAACCTCGTGTGGACGGCCGCGGAGTTCCCGATGTTAGCGATCCTCGACGTGTTCGGCGAGAACACGGTCGCCGCGTTCGTCATCGCCCGGCGCATCTGGGGGATCATGAACACGCCCGGCTGGGGGTTCGGCCTCGCCTCCTCCAGCCTTGTCGGGCAGGAACTGGGCGTCGAGGACCCCGGCGAGGCCGAGGCGTACGCCCGCGACATCATCCGCTTCTCCGTGGCGACGTACGTCGTCTCCGCCGCGCTGATCGCCGTCTTCGCGACCGACATCGTGACGCTGTTCGCGGAGAGCCCGCAGAGTCCGGAGGTCCCCATCGCCGTGAACCTCGTGTACGCCGCCTGCGTCGCCGTCGTGTTCCAGGGCGTCTCGGGCGGGGCGGCGGGGCCGCTCGACGCGGCCGGCGACACGAAGATCCCCTTCGCGAGCCAGTTCCTCGGGATGTTCTGCGTCTCGATCCCGCTCGCGTACGTCGGGGCCAACGACGCGACGCCCGCGATAGACGTGCCCCTGACCGGGCTCACGGTCCCGGAGGTCGCGCTCCCCGCGATCGGGCTGTGGGGCCTCTACCTGGCGTTCCTCGCGGAGACGACGATCCCCGCCGCGATCAACTACTGGCGGTTCCGCTCCGGGAAGTGGAAGGGGATAAGCGAGGCGTACCGGCCCGAGGCGTCCGCGGACGACTGA